In a single window of the Deltaproteobacteria bacterium genome:
- a CDS encoding 2-hydroxyglutaryl-CoA dehydratase: protein MYTAGIDIGSLTAKCVIVKDGKDIVGYVVIPTGAAQGIAERVYNKALEKAGLTSEDICFLTSTGYGRMNVPFSDKQVTEITCHGRGVHHVIPEARVIVDIGGQDSKVIRIDENGKLTDFAMNDKCAAGSGRFLEVMAHALEVDLSDMGPLSLEAPFIAETSSTCTVFAESEVISQISKGTPLKALLAGIHAGIVDRVYSLLKSKIRGAVGEEVIVMSGGVAKNVGVVSQLSDKVGRPILVPPEPQIIGALGAALISSELCEVRKIA, encoded by the coding sequence TTGTACACAGCAGGCATTGATATTGGATCCCTAACCGCGAAATGCGTCATCGTTAAAGATGGAAAAGATATCGTCGGCTACGTGGTGATTCCGACAGGAGCTGCGCAAGGTATCGCAGAACGGGTGTATAATAAGGCATTGGAAAAGGCCGGTCTTACGAGTGAAGATATCTGTTTTCTGACATCCACGGGCTATGGAAGAATGAACGTACCGTTCAGCGACAAGCAGGTGACTGAAATCACGTGCCACGGTCGGGGAGTCCATCATGTGATTCCCGAGGCCAGGGTAATTGTGGATATCGGGGGCCAGGATTCGAAAGTGATCCGGATCGACGAAAACGGGAAATTGACGGACTTTGCCATGAATGACAAGTGTGCGGCGGGGTCGGGCCGATTTCTCGAGGTGATGGCCCACGCCCTGGAGGTAGACTTGTCTGACATGGGTCCTTTGTCTCTTGAAGCGCCCTTCATTGCGGAAACGTCCTCAACCTGCACCGTGTTTGCTGAAAGCGAAGTGATATCCCAAATATCGAAGGGGACTCCGCTTAAGGCCCTGCTCGCCGGCATTCACGCCGGAATCGTGGATCGGGTTTACTCGCTGCTGAAGTCCAAAATCCGTGGCGCCGTCGGGGAAGAAGTGATTGTGATGAGCGGTGGGGTGGCCAAGAATGTGGGGGTTGTGTCACAGCTTTCCGATAAGGTGGGGCGGCCTATCCTGGTGCCTCCGGAGCCGCAGATCATTGGCGCTTTAGGCGCTGCGCTGATTTCTTCGGAATTGTGCGAGGTTCGCAAGATCGCCTGA
- a CDS encoding MFS transporter: protein MSKPNTKLLPIFSLCFCANIICFLDRVNISIAAPFIMKSYGWNETQMGVVFSSFFAGYVLFMIPGGILADRLGARKALAAGIAMWSFFTLLTPFFSRIWSLSLCRYMVGTGQGVNFPCINNLIANSVPLIHRAKAQGFTLSGITLGTVIGFPLGSWIIGMWGWPAVFYVFGGFGFIWIFFWLRIVHREIRDLSDASFPSRTPIPWKRLLGHPSSVGLALSYFCHNYSGYLFMVWMPTYLMKVHGFSITGTGIGAAVPALASGVCMNLSGWFSDYLIKKGWSREFSRRLLLYTGMGFSGVLLLGLIWIRDPYLAVGAMTLSSAFKALSTPVYWTLAVDMAPRHAGILSSIMNTSGNVAGIAASMLTGWMLSYFSSWDPVLLTASGITLSGVAIAIPTIRSKEVT, encoded by the coding sequence TTGAGCAAACCGAATACGAAACTTCTGCCCATCTTTTCTTTGTGTTTTTGCGCCAACATCATCTGCTTTCTGGATCGCGTCAATATTTCCATAGCCGCGCCGTTCATCATGAAAAGTTACGGATGGAACGAAACCCAAATGGGAGTGGTTTTTTCTTCTTTTTTTGCCGGTTACGTTCTTTTCATGATCCCGGGAGGGATTCTTGCGGACCGGCTGGGAGCCAGAAAGGCCTTAGCCGCCGGCATTGCAATGTGGTCATTTTTTACACTACTGACCCCGTTTTTCAGCCGGATCTGGTCCTTGTCTCTCTGCCGCTACATGGTCGGGACGGGCCAGGGAGTAAATTTTCCCTGCATCAACAATCTGATTGCCAACAGCGTGCCCCTGATTCATCGAGCCAAGGCCCAAGGTTTCACTCTTTCGGGCATCACTCTCGGCACGGTCATAGGCTTCCCCCTCGGATCCTGGATCATCGGGATGTGGGGATGGCCCGCCGTTTTTTACGTGTTCGGCGGCTTCGGTTTCATTTGGATCTTTTTCTGGCTGCGAATCGTACATCGAGAGATCCGGGACCTTTCCGACGCCTCTTTCCCTTCACGGACTCCGATCCCATGGAAACGCCTGCTCGGTCACCCCTCGAGCGTGGGCCTGGCGCTTTCCTATTTCTGTCATAACTATTCGGGATACCTTTTCATGGTCTGGATGCCCACGTATCTGATGAAGGTCCACGGCTTCTCGATCACGGGCACCGGAATCGGCGCGGCGGTTCCGGCCCTCGCCTCCGGCGTATGTATGAACCTGTCCGGCTGGTTCTCCGACTACTTGATCAAAAAAGGATGGTCCCGGGAATTCAGCCGCAGACTCCTGTTGTATACCGGAATGGGATTTTCTGGAGTACTCTTGCTGGGGCTGATCTGGATCCGGGATCCTTACCTGGCGGTAGGAGCCATGACGCTGTCATCCGCGTTCAAAGCCCTCTCCACACCCGTATACTGGACCCTGGCGGTGGATATGGCGCCGCGGCACGCAGGGATTCTATCTTCCATCATGAATACCTCCGGCAATGTCGCGGGCATTGCGGCTTCCATGCTGACCGGTTGGATGTTATCGTACTTCTCGAGTTGGGATCCGGTGCTTCTGACTGCATCCGGCATCACCTTATCCGGCGTGGCCATAGCCATTCCCACGATTCGGTCTAAAGAAGTCACCTGA
- a CDS encoding nuclear transport factor 2 family protein, translating into MLGREEILGRLAEWNRAWDRHDLEGVMALFHDDIYFENWTGGNARGKENLRNAWSDWFRNHGNFRFTEEDTFVDERGQKALYRWTLEWPSMEKGFEGQAERRRGVDVLHFKDGKIVQKLTYSKTVLEIEGRRVRMNP; encoded by the coding sequence GTGCTTGGAAGAGAAGAGATCCTCGGAAGACTGGCGGAATGGAACCGGGCGTGGGACCGTCATGATCTGGAAGGAGTCATGGCGCTGTTTCACGATGACATCTATTTCGAAAACTGGACGGGTGGAAACGCCAGGGGCAAGGAAAACCTGAGAAACGCCTGGTCGGATTGGTTCCGGAACCACGGGAACTTCCGTTTTACGGAAGAAGACACCTTTGTTGACGAACGGGGACAGAAAGCGCTCTACCGTTGGACCCTGGAGTGGCCCTCGATGGAAAAGGGATTCGAAGGTCAGGCTGAACGAAGGCGCGGCGTGGATGTGCTGCATTTTAAAGACGGCAAGATCGTCCAAAAACTGACCTATTCGAAGACCGTCCTGGAAATAGAAGGCCGGAGAGTGCGGATGAATCCATAA
- a CDS encoding VOC family protein, with product MKLQVHHIGVVVDDIDKAKKVYENTFGSSESARYVVDAFKAEVSFYPFNNTYVELVRPLEDDGLGKFLKERGSGTLHHICYIVDDMEEAYRFFTQEKGLRAVTGAPQYTPCFEKALFFHPKDTGGVLIELVSGASCPLPD from the coding sequence ATGAAGCTTCAAGTGCACCATATCGGAGTGGTGGTCGACGATATCGACAAGGCGAAAAAGGTCTACGAGAACACTTTTGGCTCGAGTGAAAGCGCACGCTACGTGGTGGATGCTTTCAAAGCGGAAGTCAGCTTCTACCCGTTCAACAACACGTACGTGGAACTGGTCAGACCTTTGGAAGATGACGGCCTCGGAAAATTCCTGAAAGAACGCGGATCGGGCACGCTTCATCACATCTGCTACATAGTGGACGATATGGAAGAGGCCTACCGTTTCTTCACGCAAGAGAAAGGGCTTAGAGCGGTCACAGGAGCGCCCCAATACACCCCGTGCTTCGAGAAGGCCCTGTTCTTTCATCCGAAAGACACGGGAGGCGTCTTGATCGAGCTGGTGAGCGGAGCTTCTTGCCCCCTTCCGGACTAG
- a CDS encoding PKD domain-containing protein translates to MMIGRRSLLFAALLVLFASLFFVGPSQAQYQGIWKDDNPTPSYTFYVQHYSSGATLIIYATDANAMYAFLADLTDTTFEADSIEPAASRKLRITFINESHAAAGIMDNTSNPPTSIVPAIPIHREFTAIRTMHSGLWKNTAGTLTMYVQDYETGSSIIVYSMDGTEFHVFLDEIDGFVFDSSNLWDQSEELSMVFSSETTGTVSVQPLSGITQTNADNFTYTVTKTFYPGNLDVNFQAAPRAGSAPLEVQFTDLSTIAFSEWSWEFESGQTSDEQYPIHTYTTPGTYDVIVTMSDGFFSTTVLAKDCIQVNTQTNRTISGYVRLDGVGLSGVEISQSLGSPATTDGTGFYSLDVPHGWSGTITPSKVGYSFTPQEAAYADLTQDMTQDFAATADLLTVAGKVQVPRLTELYGVSGVTLAFSGLSGAATTDNEGTYSMQVPYGWTGAVTPTKPGFTFLPEYKEYPQGVTQALSEENFAATEPVIILSGHVYEGAGSETGLADVTLVFSGLTGSAKTDADGYYSKQMPYGWSGTIVPSKDDYLFDPTQIDYPNGITSSRTDQDFTGIYYSPGKITISGNVFLGGGVVPMSGVTVVFTTTGSITTTTTDASGHYSKEVLYGWSGIVQPEMEGYHFTPTSEWPVHLITDTTYNFQGWMDYN, encoded by the coding sequence ATGATGATTGGAAGGCGCAGTTTGCTTTTCGCGGCTTTGCTGGTTCTTTTCGCTTCACTGTTTTTTGTAGGCCCGTCTCAAGCTCAATATCAAGGCATTTGGAAGGACGACAATCCGACGCCAAGCTATACCTTTTATGTCCAGCATTATTCTTCAGGCGCCACGCTGATCATCTATGCCACGGATGCAAACGCCATGTACGCGTTTTTGGCCGATCTCACGGACACCACGTTTGAAGCCGATTCAATAGAACCAGCCGCATCGAGAAAGCTGCGTATTACGTTCATCAACGAGAGCCACGCGGCAGCCGGTATAATGGATAATACCTCAAACCCGCCGACGTCCATCGTCCCGGCCATCCCCATTCACAGGGAATTCACCGCCATTCGAACCATGCATTCGGGATTGTGGAAAAATACGGCCGGAACGCTCACTATGTACGTCCAGGACTACGAAACCGGGTCTTCTATCATTGTATACTCGATGGACGGGACTGAATTTCACGTTTTCCTGGACGAGATCGATGGCTTTGTGTTCGATTCCTCGAATCTGTGGGATCAGTCTGAAGAACTGAGCATGGTGTTTTCCAGCGAGACCACTGGAACCGTATCGGTGCAACCCCTTTCGGGTATCACCCAAACCAACGCCGACAATTTCACCTACACCGTTACTAAAACGTTCTATCCCGGAAATCTGGACGTGAACTTCCAAGCCGCCCCTCGAGCCGGATCGGCTCCTCTCGAGGTACAGTTCACCGACCTTTCCACCATTGCCTTCTCGGAGTGGAGCTGGGAGTTCGAGTCGGGCCAGACCAGCGACGAGCAGTACCCGATTCACACGTACACCACACCGGGCACGTACGACGTCATCGTGACCATGAGCGATGGTTTTTTCAGCACCACCGTACTGGCGAAGGATTGCATCCAGGTTAACACCCAAACCAATCGAACGATTTCCGGCTATGTCCGACTGGATGGCGTTGGATTGAGCGGGGTAGAAATCAGTCAAAGCCTTGGCAGTCCCGCAACCACGGACGGGACCGGATTCTATTCACTCGACGTGCCTCACGGATGGAGCGGAACTATTACCCCGTCCAAGGTCGGATACTCGTTCACACCGCAGGAAGCAGCTTATGCCGATCTCACGCAGGATATGACTCAGGATTTTGCCGCCACGGCGGACTTGCTGACCGTCGCCGGAAAAGTGCAGGTGCCCCGTTTGACCGAACTTTACGGGGTATCGGGGGTCACGTTAGCCTTCAGCGGTCTGTCGGGCGCCGCAACCACCGACAACGAAGGAACCTATTCCATGCAGGTTCCCTACGGGTGGACGGGCGCCGTAACTCCCACCAAACCCGGCTTCACATTTCTCCCCGAATACAAAGAATACCCTCAGGGAGTGACTCAGGCCCTTTCGGAGGAGAATTTTGCAGCCACTGAACCTGTTATCATCCTATCCGGGCATGTTTACGAGGGTGCGGGTTCCGAGACCGGGCTGGCGGACGTCACCCTGGTGTTCAGCGGTCTGACCGGCAGCGCCAAGACGGACGCCGACGGCTACTATTCCAAACAGATGCCTTACGGATGGAGCGGAACAATCGTACCGTCAAAAGACGATTACCTCTTTGATCCGACGCAGATCGACTATCCGAACGGAATTACGTCAAGCCGGACGGACCAGGATTTTACCGGAATATATTACTCGCCTGGGAAGATAACGATTTCCGGAAACGTATTCCTCGGTGGAGGAGTCGTTCCCATGAGCGGCGTTACCGTGGTGTTTACCACTACGGGAAGCATCACCACGACCACGACGGACGCTTCCGGGCATTATTCCAAAGAGGTCTTGTACGGTTGGTCGGGGATAGTGCAACCCGAAATGGAGGGCTACCATTTCACACCCACCAGCGAGTGGCCGGTTCACCTGATTACCGACACCACCTATAACTTCCAGGGCTGGATGGACTATAACTGA
- a CDS encoding transcription elongation factor GreA, with the protein MDRVPISPDGCKKLKEEFDHVTKVLIPQNIKDIETARGHGDLSENAEYHAAQETNALLRARLNELKNKLATCEVVDPESTPKDRVVFGARVILEDIQSGEEKSYLVLGPYDADAGNGSISYSSPLGRALLGKAAGDLVEFRSPGGVQKLEVISVR; encoded by the coding sequence ATGGACCGAGTACCCATCAGCCCCGATGGATGCAAAAAACTAAAGGAAGAATTCGATCACGTTACCAAAGTGCTTATTCCACAGAACATCAAAGACATTGAAACCGCCAGAGGCCACGGAGACCTTTCGGAGAACGCCGAGTATCACGCGGCACAGGAGACTAATGCCTTGCTGCGCGCGCGTCTCAATGAACTAAAAAACAAATTGGCCACCTGTGAAGTAGTGGACCCCGAATCGACACCCAAGGATCGGGTGGTATTTGGAGCCAGAGTGATCCTCGAGGATATTCAATCGGGCGAAGAAAAGAGCTACCTCGTTTTGGGTCCGTACGACGCGGATGCAGGCAACGGCAGTATCTCCTACAGTTCTCCCTTGGGCCGGGCCCTTCTGGGTAAAGCCGCAGGCGACCTGGTCGAGTTTCGATCGCCGGGAGGGGTACAAAAGTTAGAGGTCATATCGGTTCGTTAG
- the cobO gene encoding cob(I)yrinic acid a,c-diamide adenosyltransferase — MAQHEKTRGLIIVNTGTGKGKTTAALGAALRASGNGMRVMIIQFIKGAWKYGELEAIKHLPNAEIHPLGLGMTKRHESTERDAAKATEAWQRVRTEVFSDRYDLIVLDEINLALHFGFVPVQDVLELLRTKPERLHIILTGRYAPEEIMDIADTVTEMTEIKHHYKKGVAAQKGIEF, encoded by the coding sequence ATGGCGCAGCACGAGAAAACAAGAGGTTTGATCATAGTAAACACGGGTACGGGCAAGGGAAAAACCACGGCGGCCCTCGGAGCCGCATTACGGGCTTCCGGAAACGGCATGCGCGTGATGATCATCCAGTTTATCAAAGGCGCGTGGAAATACGGCGAGTTGGAAGCGATCAAGCATCTACCGAACGCAGAGATCCATCCCCTGGGTCTCGGAATGACCAAACGACATGAAAGCACCGAGCGTGACGCAGCCAAGGCCACGGAAGCCTGGCAACGAGTTCGAACAGAGGTATTCTCGGATAGATACGATCTGATCGTGCTGGATGAAATCAATCTGGCGCTGCACTTTGGCTTCGTTCCCGTCCAGGACGTTCTGGAATTGCTGCGAACTAAGCCGGAGCGCTTACACATCATTCTTACGGGACGTTACGCTCCCGAAGAGATCATGGATATCGCGGACACGGTGACGGAGATGACCGAAATCAAGCACCACTACAAAAAAGGTGTAGCCGCGCAAAAAGGAATCGAATTCTGA
- a CDS encoding sirohydrochlorin cobaltochelatase produces MAFNDPAIILAAYGTGTRGIDTYRSMDRWFVRRFEEHRIVWAFTSGYLLKSTQPRIRDQVLPLEDTVRKVQESGGRSCVVQSLHVWPAEEYHGIIETLSNARLPLGISVGAPLIMGHSDFDPVLDMLAPDLTFGIREAVVLVAHGTGHSGIALYHAFGNRVRERFGEKVWLELVREPESAVGLRDRAIRLGVKRIRFVPFMMVAGRHVLKDVMGDQAASWRSQLRSAGVESVCEAPALGSRPDVFEKFCTRIEDAVLSLTSEGNPRADGHVILPKGPISANDTSR; encoded by the coding sequence TTGGCATTCAATGATCCCGCCATCATACTCGCCGCCTACGGAACCGGCACTCGAGGCATAGACACCTATCGGTCCATGGACCGGTGGTTCGTGCGGCGCTTCGAGGAGCACAGGATAGTTTGGGCGTTCACGTCCGGATATCTGCTGAAATCAACGCAACCGCGGATCCGGGACCAGGTGCTCCCCCTCGAGGATACCGTTCGAAAAGTGCAGGAGTCGGGAGGAAGGTCCTGCGTGGTTCAGTCCCTGCACGTCTGGCCGGCCGAAGAATACCACGGAATCATAGAAACGCTGTCCAACGCGCGGCTTCCACTGGGGATTTCCGTGGGCGCGCCCCTGATCATGGGTCATTCGGATTTCGATCCGGTATTGGACATGTTGGCTCCTGATTTGACGTTTGGGATCAGGGAAGCCGTGGTCCTCGTCGCCCACGGAACCGGTCATTCGGGTATAGCGCTTTACCACGCCTTCGGAAACAGAGTTCGGGAACGTTTCGGTGAAAAGGTTTGGCTGGAGTTGGTGCGGGAACCCGAGAGCGCGGTTGGGCTGCGGGACCGGGCAATTCGATTAGGCGTCAAGCGGATACGTTTCGTGCCCTTCATGATGGTAGCGGGACGGCACGTGCTGAAGGACGTCATGGGAGATCAAGCCGCTTCCTGGCGATCGCAACTTCGGTCCGCGGGCGTGGAAAGCGTCTGTGAAGCCCCTGCCCTCGGATCGCGTCCGGACGTGTTCGAGAAATTCTGCACACGCATCGAGGACGCCGTTTTAAGCTTGACCTCGGAAGGAAATCCCCGTGCCGACGGCCATGTGATCCTGCCCAAAGGACCGATCTCCGCCAACGACACCTCGCGTTGA
- the pncA gene encoding bifunctional nicotinamidase/pyrazinamidase gives MTVSKPGDTDARGGKGVLVVDVQGDFTELKTGSLAVPGADARYLDSVKRAVQALWQEGLPVYATQDWHPADHVSFYTNHPGAKPFEVLDLKGRSQILWPPHCVQGSPGAEILIPDIWIKKMVRKGMDPEYDSYSGFADDGGRKTELDEVLRNDRIREVVLFGLTTDYCVKFTAVDAINLGYSVEVRLDLCRGVAPDTTEAAIREMKEKGAVLRGGL, from the coding sequence ATGACTGTGTCGAAACCAGGCGATACCGATGCGCGAGGGGGTAAAGGCGTTCTGGTGGTGGACGTGCAGGGAGACTTCACGGAACTCAAAACCGGTTCGCTGGCCGTTCCAGGCGCCGACGCCCGTTATTTGGACTCCGTAAAAAGGGCCGTTCAAGCGCTGTGGCAGGAAGGGCTCCCGGTGTACGCCACGCAGGATTGGCATCCCGCGGATCATGTGAGTTTCTATACCAACCATCCAGGCGCCAAGCCGTTCGAGGTTCTCGACCTGAAAGGCAGGAGCCAGATCTTGTGGCCGCCCCACTGCGTTCAGGGATCTCCGGGCGCCGAGATCCTGATCCCCGACATCTGGATCAAGAAGATGGTTCGCAAAGGCATGGATCCGGAGTACGATTCATATTCAGGATTTGCCGACGACGGAGGACGAAAGACGGAGCTGGACGAAGTGCTCCGCAACGATCGCATCCGGGAAGTGGTCCTTTTCGGCCTGACTACGGATTATTGCGTCAAGTTCACGGCTGTGGATGCAATAAACTTGGGGTATTCGGTCGAGGTCCGACTGGATCTCTGCCGGGGCGTGGCGCCGGACACCACGGAAGCGGCGATCCGGGAAATGAAAGAGAAAGGGGCTGTCCTGCGGGGCGGGCTCTGA
- a CDS encoding 2-oxoacid:acceptor oxidoreductase family protein codes for MERFTIVFSGSGGQGVITAAVMLAETAVLYEGLNAVQTQTYGPEARGGSARADVIIANTEIRFPKVLQPRVLVCLSQRAYDKYVGTIRPGGLLITDPHFVQRDVRVDARHIAPPMYDSVKDKLGNTVAFNVCVLGTLVEVTKIVRPESVAKVIEERAPAGFLELNQKAFEIGLELGKGLSA; via the coding sequence ATGGAACGGTTCACCATTGTCTTTTCAGGATCGGGTGGCCAGGGTGTTATCACCGCGGCCGTTATGCTGGCCGAGACCGCTGTTCTCTACGAAGGCCTCAACGCCGTACAGACGCAGACCTACGGCCCTGAAGCCCGTGGTGGATCGGCCAGAGCCGATGTGATCATAGCAAATACGGAGATTCGTTTTCCCAAAGTACTGCAACCCAGGGTGCTGGTCTGCTTGAGTCAAAGGGCTTACGATAAGTATGTCGGAACCATTCGACCGGGCGGCCTTCTGATCACGGACCCCCATTTCGTGCAGAGGGACGTTCGGGTGGACGCCAGGCACATAGCTCCACCCATGTACGATTCGGTTAAGGACAAACTTGGCAACACCGTCGCGTTCAACGTGTGTGTCCTTGGGACCCTTGTGGAAGTGACGAAGATTGTCAGACCCGAATCCGTAGCGAAAGTAATCGAAGAGCGGGCGCCGGCCGGCTTTTTGGAACTGAATCAGAAGGCCTTCGAAATCGGTCTGGAGTTGGGGAAGGGCCTTTCCGCCTAG
- a CDS encoding 2-oxoacid:ferredoxin oxidoreductase subunit beta: MPHIWCPGCGHGIVLNNLVQSIDKLGLNKNDLVLVTGIGCSARISGYVDFHTLHTIHGRALAFATGVKLARPELTLLVAMGDGDALAIGGNHFIHAARRNIDITALIMNNRTYGMTGGQHSPLTGFGTKSTTAPLGNIEQVFDTMELAKAAGASFAARGTTYHVRSLQKLLTQAIRHKGFSVVEILSQCPTYFGRKTKAGTAADMLRSYRDNTVPVGSEAKQKNPDLIERGIFVQEERTEFCTAYEGLIQAAREGR, encoded by the coding sequence ATGCCCCATATCTGGTGTCCCGGATGCGGGCACGGGATTGTCTTGAACAACCTGGTGCAGTCCATAGACAAGCTGGGACTCAACAAGAACGACCTGGTGCTGGTTACGGGTATCGGTTGTTCCGCACGGATTTCCGGTTATGTGGACTTTCATACGTTGCACACCATTCATGGGAGGGCGCTGGCGTTCGCCACGGGCGTCAAACTGGCCCGGCCGGAGCTGACGTTGTTGGTCGCCATGGGAGACGGAGACGCTCTGGCCATCGGAGGCAACCATTTCATCCACGCGGCTCGGCGCAATATCGACATTACGGCTCTGATCATGAACAATCGCACGTACGGCATGACGGGCGGTCAACATTCGCCTCTTACCGGTTTTGGAACGAAGTCGACTACGGCTCCGCTGGGGAACATCGAGCAAGTGTTTGATACCATGGAGCTGGCCAAGGCGGCCGGGGCTTCATTCGCGGCCCGAGGGACCACCTATCATGTCCGCTCTCTTCAGAAACTGCTGACCCAGGCCATCCGGCACAAAGGGTTTTCGGTGGTGGAAATCCTGTCTCAGTGTCCCACGTATTTCGGCCGCAAGACGAAAGCGGGCACGGCCGCGGACATGTTGCGATCCTACAGGGATAACACTGTTCCGGTGGGATCTGAAGCCAAACAGAAGAACCCCGATTTGATCGAACGAGGCATCTTTGTGCAGGAGGAACGCACGGAATTTTGCACAGCGTACGAGGGCCTCATTCAAGCAGCCAGGGAAGGGCGGTGA
- a CDS encoding 2-oxoacid:acceptor oxidoreductase subunit alpha, with product MKRDNSRDKRLLFLQGNEVCVEAALYAGLGFFAGYPITPSTEISEQLSKRLPMLGGKFIQMEDEIASMCAIIGASLTGLKAMTATSGPGFSLKQEAIGYAVMAEIPCVIVNVQRTGPSTGLPTGVGQGDVMQSRWGTHGDHAMIVLTASNHQDVFAVTVEAFNLSETFRTPVVLLFDEVIGHMREKLVLPEPGEIPLVERLKTSVKEGTNYHPYLPREDGRLPMSDFGGVHRYNVTGLFHDMWGFPTTDPATAHELLHHLVDKIEGAGQRIARYNEFFLDDAECVLISYGSSARSALHLVESRRAVGERLGLLELQTLWPFPAAIVRDRCEHAKHILVAEMNMGQITQEVKKAVSDPERVFLANRFDGNLITHRDIKNVLRVIRGGGM from the coding sequence ATGAAACGCGACAATAGCAGAGACAAACGGCTTCTTTTCCTTCAAGGGAACGAGGTGTGCGTCGAGGCGGCTTTATATGCGGGTCTGGGCTTTTTTGCGGGATACCCGATTACGCCGTCTACGGAAATCAGCGAGCAGTTGTCGAAGCGTCTTCCAATGCTGGGCGGCAAGTTCATTCAAATGGAAGATGAAATTGCATCGATGTGCGCGATCATAGGCGCTTCGCTTACCGGACTCAAAGCTATGACGGCCACCAGCGGTCCCGGTTTTTCCCTGAAGCAGGAGGCCATCGGATACGCGGTTATGGCCGAGATCCCCTGCGTCATCGTGAACGTCCAGCGAACAGGGCCTTCTACCGGCCTGCCCACCGGTGTGGGCCAGGGAGACGTGATGCAGTCCAGATGGGGAACTCACGGCGATCACGCGATGATCGTGTTGACCGCTTCGAACCACCAGGACGTGTTTGCCGTAACGGTGGAAGCATTCAACCTTTCCGAAACGTTCCGGACCCCTGTGGTCCTGCTGTTCGACGAAGTGATCGGTCACATGCGGGAAAAGCTGGTGCTGCCCGAGCCTGGTGAGATTCCTCTGGTGGAGAGGCTCAAAACGTCCGTGAAGGAAGGCACGAATTACCATCCGTACCTGCCCAGAGAGGACGGCCGGCTGCCCATGTCCGATTTCGGAGGTGTGCACAGGTATAATGTTACCGGTCTGTTCCATGACATGTGGGGGTTTCCCACCACGGATCCGGCCACGGCTCATGAACTGCTGCATCACCTGGTGGATAAGATCGAAGGCGCCGGCCAACGCATCGCGCGATACAATGAATTTTTTCTGGATGACGCCGAGTGTGTACTGATTTCGTACGGATCCTCGGCCCGATCCGCCCTGCACCTGGTCGAGAGCCGGAGAGCGGTTGGGGAACGGTTGGGTTTGCTCGAGTTGCAGACACTCTGGCCCTTTCCGGCCGCCATAGTGAGAGACCGATGCGAACATGCAAAGCACATTCTGGTGGCGGAAATGAATATGGGGCAGATCACCCAGGAGGTAAAGAAAGCTGTAAGCGATCCTGAAAGGGTGTTCCTGGCCAACCGGTTCGACGGAAACCTGATCACGCACAGGGACATCAAGAACGTCTTGCGCGTGATCCGGGGAGGGGGGATGTAG
- a CDS encoding 4Fe-4S binding protein, whose translation MNTDAKGPQGVPKKPKRKDSSAGRGESKDQSSRIVVNRDWCKGCGICVEFCPRKVLELDREEKAVVKHPDQCDRCGICRLRCPDLAIELK comes from the coding sequence ATGAATACGGATGCCAAGGGGCCGCAGGGTGTCCCGAAAAAGCCCAAGAGGAAAGACTCATCGGCCGGAAGGGGCGAATCGAAGGATCAATCAAGCCGGATCGTCGTTAATCGTGATTGGTGTAAAGGATGCGGGATCTGTGTGGAATTCTGTCCCCGCAAGGTGTTGGAGTTAGATAGAGAGGAGAAGGCCGTCGTCAAACATCCGGACCAGTGCGACCGCTGCGGTATTTGCCGGCTTCGCTGCCCGGATCTGGCCATCGAACTGAAATGA